In Paeniglutamicibacter kerguelensis, one genomic interval encodes:
- a CDS encoding BlaI/MecI/CopY family transcriptional regulator, protein MATLGDLERAVMDLLWDSTSPLTANELRDQLAAPGDVEGKELAVTTVLTVLARLEKKGLVARERDIRPHRYTSVTSREDHTVALMNEALGTVMDREAVLARFIGGISAEEAQSLRQLLDTPHSA, encoded by the coding sequence TTGGCCACTCTTGGCGACCTTGAACGAGCAGTAATGGATCTCCTCTGGGACTCGACGTCCCCTCTCACGGCCAACGAACTTCGTGATCAGCTTGCCGCGCCCGGTGATGTCGAGGGCAAGGAACTTGCCGTCACCACCGTCCTGACGGTTCTGGCGCGACTGGAAAAGAAGGGGCTCGTGGCGCGCGAACGCGATATCCGCCCGCACCGCTACACCTCGGTCACCAGCCGCGAAGACCACACCGTGGCATTGATGAACGAGGCACTGGGCACGGTCATGGACCGCGAGGCCGTACTGGCTCGCTTCATTGGCGGCATCTCCGCCGAGGAAGCACAGTCGTTGCGCCAGCTGCTTGACACCCCGCACAGCGCCTAG
- a CDS encoding DUF7455 domain-containing protein → MTTTTVTRELNALDRCDRCGAQAFVRAVLGTSGGELYFCGHHARAVEAKLRPLTIEWQDETARLYEKPVYDDED, encoded by the coding sequence ATGACAACGACAACGGTAACCCGAGAGCTGAATGCGCTCGATCGTTGCGACCGCTGCGGGGCACAGGCCTTTGTACGTGCGGTACTGGGGACCTCCGGCGGCGAACTCTACTTCTGCGGACACCACGCTCGCGCAGTTGAAGCGAAGCTTCGCCCCTTGACCATTGAATGGCAGGACGAAACGGCTCGCCTCTACGAGAAACCCGTTTACGACGACGAGGACTAG
- a CDS encoding DNA gyrase/topoisomerase IV subunit B: MAISSDYNARHLSVLEGLEAVRKRPGMYIGSTDSRGLMHCLWEIIDNSVDEALAGHGQSINVILHPDGSVEIHDDGRGIPVDIEPKTGLSGVEVVFTKLHAGGKFGGGSYTASGGLHGVGASVVNALSARLDVQVDRGGKTYGMQFRRGEPGRFKDSGKPKPDSVFEPFSDASVLDIVGKAKRGVTGTRVRYWADRQIFTPDAKFSYTELQARARQTSFLVPGLKITLRDERRLAGTPGEEGTFEEVFHHDGGISEFVDYLANDAAVTDIWRFHGSGTFKESVPVIDESGHSRITEVERVCDVDVALRWGIGYETTVRSFVNIISTPKGGTHQTGFEQALLKTFRKVIEANSRKLKVGSDKIEKDDVSAGLTAVLTVRLAEPQFEGQTKEILGTSAVRQIVSKVIEKSLGAQLNSTARGDKTQASMLLEKVVSEMKSRVSARVHKETQRRKNALETSSLPTKLADCRSTDVKRSELFIVEGDSALGTAKLARSSDFQALLPIRGKILNVQKASVADMLSNAECAAMIQVIGAGSGRSFDISAARYGKVVLMTDADVDGAHIRTLLLTLFFRYMRPMIEHGRVYAAVPPLHRIEVINAGSKANDMIYTYSEAEMHQVLGKLAAEGKRYKEPLQRYKGLGEMDADQLAETTMDPRHRTLRRVGLAQAESAERVFDLLMGSDVAPRKEFIIGGAERLERDRIDA, encoded by the coding sequence GTGGCCATCAGCAGTGACTACAACGCCCGACACCTATCTGTCCTGGAGGGTCTCGAAGCGGTACGCAAACGCCCGGGCATGTACATCGGTTCAACCGATTCGCGCGGCCTGATGCATTGCCTGTGGGAGATCATTGACAACTCCGTCGATGAGGCGCTCGCCGGCCACGGTCAGTCAATCAACGTCATCCTGCACCCGGATGGATCCGTGGAGATCCACGACGACGGCCGCGGCATCCCCGTGGACATCGAACCGAAGACCGGGCTCTCGGGTGTCGAGGTTGTCTTCACCAAGCTCCACGCCGGCGGCAAGTTCGGTGGCGGTTCCTACACCGCCTCCGGCGGCTTGCACGGCGTTGGCGCCTCCGTTGTGAACGCGCTTTCGGCGCGACTGGACGTGCAGGTAGATCGTGGCGGCAAAACCTACGGGATGCAGTTCCGCCGCGGCGAGCCCGGGCGGTTCAAGGATTCGGGCAAGCCCAAGCCGGACTCGGTCTTCGAGCCGTTCTCGGATGCCTCGGTGCTCGACATCGTGGGCAAGGCCAAGCGCGGTGTCACGGGTACCCGTGTGCGTTACTGGGCCGACCGCCAGATCTTCACCCCCGACGCAAAGTTCTCCTACACCGAGCTCCAAGCCCGCGCTCGACAGACCTCGTTCCTGGTGCCAGGGCTCAAGATCACGCTCCGGGACGAACGCCGTTTGGCGGGCACCCCGGGCGAAGAGGGGACTTTCGAGGAAGTCTTCCACCACGACGGTGGCATCTCCGAGTTCGTTGACTACCTTGCCAACGACGCGGCTGTCACCGACATCTGGCGTTTCCACGGTTCGGGCACCTTCAAGGAGTCGGTGCCGGTCATCGACGAATCGGGCCATAGCCGCATCACCGAGGTGGAGCGCGTCTGCGACGTCGACGTGGCCCTGCGCTGGGGGATCGGCTACGAAACAACCGTCCGCTCCTTCGTGAACATCATTTCCACGCCCAAGGGCGGAACCCACCAGACCGGGTTCGAACAGGCGCTGCTCAAGACCTTCCGCAAGGTAATCGAGGCGAACTCCCGCAAGCTGAAGGTCGGCAGCGACAAGATCGAGAAAGACGATGTAAGTGCGGGCCTGACCGCCGTGCTGACGGTGCGCTTGGCGGAGCCCCAGTTCGAGGGGCAGACCAAGGAAATCCTGGGCACCTCCGCGGTGCGCCAGATCGTTTCCAAGGTGATCGAAAAGTCCCTGGGTGCGCAGCTGAACTCCACTGCCCGCGGGGACAAGACCCAGGCCTCGATGTTGCTGGAAAAGGTCGTCAGCGAAATGAAGTCGCGTGTTTCGGCGCGCGTCCACAAGGAAACCCAGCGCCGCAAGAACGCCCTGGAAACCTCCTCGCTGCCGACCAAGCTTGCCGACTGCCGCAGCACGGACGTGAAGCGCTCCGAACTGTTCATCGTCGAGGGCGACAGCGCATTGGGCACGGCTAAGCTGGCGCGCTCCTCGGACTTCCAGGCCCTGCTGCCGATTCGCGGCAAGATCCTGAACGTGCAGAAGGCTTCGGTGGCGGACATGCTCTCCAACGCCGAATGCGCGGCCATGATCCAGGTCATTGGCGCGGGTTCGGGCCGCAGCTTCGATATTTCCGCCGCACGCTACGGCAAGGTCGTGTTGATGACGGACGCCGACGTTGACGGTGCGCACATCCGCACACTGCTGCTCACGCTCTTCTTCCGCTATATGCGACCGATGATCGAGCACGGGCGCGTGTACGCCGCGGTTCCGCCGCTGCACCGCATCGAGGTGATCAACGCGGGATCCAAGGCCAATGACATGATCTACACCTACTCCGAGGCAGAGATGCACCAGGTGCTGGGCAAGCTTGCTGCCGAAGGAAAGCGCTACAAGGAACCCCTGCAGCGCTACAAGGGGCTGGGCGAAATGGACGCCGACCAGCTGGCCGAGACCACCATGGACCCGCGCCACCGCACCCTGCGCCGCGTCGGCCTGGCCCAGGCCGAGAGCGCCGAGCGCGTCTTCGACCTGTTGATGGGCTCGGACGTTGCGCCGCGCAAGGAATTCATCATCGGCGGTGCCGAGCGCCTGGAGCGAGATCGCATCGACGCGTAG
- the cydB gene encoding cytochrome d ubiquinol oxidase subunit II, with protein MDFLPTLWFILIAVLWIGYLFLEGFDLGVGMLMKTFAKNDKQRRVLLNTVGPVWDGNEVWLLTAGGATFAAFPYWYASLFSALYIPLVLVLIALIFRAVSFEYRGKAHTLAARNFWDWAICLGSFVAAFGIGAMLALSTTGLPLNANGDRVGGAFAWFNLYAVLGGLGVVAFCLIHALAFLTLKTDGEIRVRARKLLGRWLPVALLPLAAWAVAVVVLNRSGIALVPLALAVVALVVAWLSALKHREGRAFIGLGLFLVMGVATIFMAAYPNVLPSTIDAAYNLTVFNASSTPYTLKLMSIVAAFGVPLVLAYQGWTYWVFRKRITESHIPEAHVVTPIV; from the coding sequence GTGGATTTCCTACCCACCCTGTGGTTCATCCTGATTGCCGTGCTCTGGATCGGCTACCTCTTCCTTGAGGGATTCGACCTCGGCGTCGGCATGCTCATGAAGACCTTCGCCAAGAACGACAAGCAACGCCGCGTGCTGCTGAACACCGTGGGCCCGGTTTGGGACGGCAACGAGGTATGGCTGCTGACGGCCGGCGGCGCCACCTTTGCCGCCTTCCCCTACTGGTACGCCTCGCTGTTCTCCGCCCTCTACATCCCGTTGGTGTTGGTGCTGATCGCATTGATCTTCCGCGCGGTTTCATTCGAGTACCGCGGCAAGGCACACACCCTTGCGGCACGGAACTTCTGGGACTGGGCCATCTGCCTGGGTTCCTTCGTCGCGGCCTTCGGCATCGGCGCCATGCTGGCGCTGAGCACCACGGGCCTGCCGTTGAATGCCAACGGCGACCGCGTCGGCGGCGCCTTCGCCTGGTTCAACCTGTACGCGGTGCTCGGCGGACTTGGCGTGGTTGCCTTCTGCTTGATCCACGCGCTGGCCTTCCTGACCCTGAAGACCGACGGGGAAATCCGTGTCCGCGCCCGCAAGCTGTTGGGTCGCTGGCTGCCGGTTGCCCTGCTGCCGCTTGCGGCGTGGGCCGTGGCCGTGGTGGTGCTCAACCGCAGCGGGATCGCCCTAGTGCCACTGGCACTCGCCGTGGTCGCGCTGGTCGTCGCCTGGCTCAGTGCCCTCAAGCACCGCGAGGGCCGCGCATTCATCGGGCTGGGGCTCTTCCTGGTCATGGGGGTCGCCACGATCTTCATGGCCGCCTACCCGAACGTGCTGCCCTCGACCATCGATGCCGCCTACAACCTCACGGTGTTCAACGCCTCGTCGACCCCGTACACGCTCAAGCTCATGAGCATCGTCGCGGCGTTCGGCGTGCCGCTGGTGCTGGCGTACCAGGGCTGGACCTACTGGGTGTTCCGCAAGCGCATCACCGAGTCGCACATCCCCGAAGCGCACGTCGTCACCCCCATCGTCTAG
- a CDS encoding M56 family metallopeptidase — protein MLLTSYLLAGLAILLAWPIPVALSRAQWSARSPFAAMVVWQAIALAGGLSMIGAMLFWGLNPLGDTLISASVGGIKLLMGDPDVNSPGPVHIFALSTAALLGFHLVLTLIRAAWRISRQRTRHRHILSLLSEKSPTDPATLVLDHETPVAYCLPSFSGSVTVLSRGLVQKLSPDELRAVMAHERAHLDQRHDLLLLAFTSWNDALPWLPTSRLSLAAVQELVEMLADDAALREVQSPTLLRALLTVATGALGDQSGKHAAVPPTGTPGAPTEELSSRRLRRLLTAQPPLNSALRNFIIATAIILFAVPTTLLIVPGFFE, from the coding sequence GTGCTGCTGACCTCGTACCTCCTGGCGGGTCTGGCCATCCTTTTGGCATGGCCCATACCCGTCGCGCTTTCGCGCGCCCAGTGGAGTGCACGATCACCGTTCGCCGCCATGGTGGTATGGCAGGCGATAGCACTGGCCGGCGGCCTTTCGATGATCGGCGCCATGCTCTTTTGGGGCCTGAATCCCCTGGGCGACACCCTGATTTCCGCTTCTGTCGGCGGCATCAAACTGCTCATGGGCGACCCCGACGTAAACTCGCCCGGCCCCGTGCACATCTTTGCGCTGAGCACGGCGGCACTGCTGGGTTTCCACCTCGTCCTGACCCTGATTCGAGCGGCCTGGCGAATCAGCCGCCAGCGCACCAGGCACAGGCACATCCTGTCGCTGCTGTCGGAAAAATCCCCCACGGATCCGGCCACGCTTGTCTTGGACCACGAAACCCCGGTGGCCTATTGCCTTCCGAGCTTTTCGGGTTCGGTGACCGTCCTCTCACGGGGGCTGGTTCAGAAGCTTAGCCCGGACGAGCTGCGGGCCGTCATGGCCCACGAACGGGCCCACCTGGACCAGCGCCACGATTTGCTCCTGCTCGCGTTCACCTCATGGAATGACGCACTGCCTTGGCTGCCCACGTCCAGGCTCTCGCTGGCCGCGGTCCAGGAACTCGTGGAAATGCTTGCCGACGACGCGGCACTTCGCGAAGTCCAATCCCCCACGCTGCTCCGCGCGCTGCTCACCGTCGCAACCGGCGCGCTGGGCGACCAGAGCGGCAAGCACGCGGCGGTCCCGCCGACCGGCACTCCCGGGGCGCCCACCGAGGAACTCTCCTCGCGCAGGCTGCGGCGCCTGCTCACAGCCCAGCCTCCGCTGAACAGCGCCCTGCGCAATTTCATCATTGCGACGGCAATCATCCTTTTCGCGGTGCCGACGACCCTGTTGATCGTTCCGGGCTTCTTCGAGTAA
- the cydC gene encoding thiol reductant ABC exporter subunit CydC — protein sequence MKPALPAGTGSRIVLALLAGLAALKAVGLILIADALATAIAQLAGTGSADVQRLLAMGLAGALLRAGAVWGTQFAARRAGLGAKEKLRGQLMAAGMSGRDAESVSRPGHGALAALASRGLDGLDNYYTKYLPAVVAAMVIPIMVVVRVLVADWVSALIIVLTLPLVPVFMILIGLHTQDRVKAAAAGLDRLSNQLLELAQGLPALIGLRRAKGKGRALAQVSEGYRESSMKTLRTAFLSGLALELIATISVAVVAVFIGVRLVYGHMGLEAGLLALILAPEAYLPLRELGAAYHSSEDGVEALERSEKFINGGAAEAGTGEAGAAPRPQPTHGNVLEIRNLTVRHPGRREAVLRNVNLDLSAGQVHVLDGASGTGKSTLLHAVLGQLGETAVEGAIAVRPERTAWISQHPQFTEETVRGEVLLHAGNSLGAAGLAAVFRDANIEHLADRWLVDCSPGELRRVAVARVLARVAADPDVELVLADEPTAHLDEVSAARIRAALQRLTARCALLVASHDRVLAAALRGQAAPRAAAGPGDEPGAEPASNAPAPDLTRSRTREATAAGTPSGRRTLVHWKLLRSLPWFRGGMGLGLLLATLAALFGVGLTGISGWLIVTASHRPPMLHLMVAIVGVRTFGIGRSVLHYAEQLKIHDAVLRFSGNLRQRLWDALVAQPRMWGQLTRSGAALGHLVAEVDEVRDAVPRVLVPPVAGVATWAVISVGIGFWAPQALGLALVLGLLAFVALPLAVLAVERRTTIAVSEHRIWLGFRVPTLLRAAADLRANNATVTALAEFAREDAKATAVLRASARGAGLAQGGAALLSAVAAVLAVAVTTGGGEAAAIAGLLLLALGEPIANTATSVQQLPQLDDVLRRVWTNLEGAQAESPETAGGQRAEADPAAKATNAATLTGIRLHEASAGWGEGQPVFEHASVAVETGRWVGLTGPSGSGKSTMLATFLGALPPLAGSLQARHGDGRWTEATTADLTSVSWCPQEAHLFDSSVRSNLGLGRELEDQPTDAELGAVLEQVGLGDWLNALPGGLDGRIGSGGHHLSGGQRQRLAVARALVARTRVLLLDEPTAHLGADEAVELIADLRSALQDCAVLVVTHDAAIARLADEVFDLSDLNDRAVARG from the coding sequence ATGAAACCCGCACTTCCCGCAGGGACCGGATCACGTATTGTGCTGGCGCTGCTCGCCGGACTGGCGGCCCTCAAGGCCGTCGGGCTGATCCTGATCGCCGACGCCCTGGCCACGGCAATCGCCCAGCTGGCGGGCACGGGCAGCGCCGATGTCCAAAGGCTGCTGGCCATGGGGTTGGCCGGGGCGCTGCTGCGCGCCGGCGCGGTCTGGGGGACCCAGTTCGCCGCACGGCGTGCGGGGCTTGGCGCGAAGGAGAAGCTGCGCGGACAGCTCATGGCCGCCGGCATGTCCGGGCGGGACGCGGAATCCGTATCCCGTCCGGGGCACGGGGCGCTGGCCGCCCTGGCCAGCCGCGGGCTGGACGGGCTGGACAACTACTACACCAAGTACCTGCCGGCGGTTGTCGCGGCCATGGTCATCCCGATCATGGTGGTGGTCCGGGTGCTGGTTGCCGATTGGGTTTCGGCGCTGATCATCGTGCTGACTCTGCCGCTGGTGCCGGTCTTCATGATCCTCATCGGCCTGCACACCCAGGACAGGGTCAAGGCCGCGGCCGCAGGGTTGGACAGGCTGTCCAACCAGCTGCTGGAGCTGGCCCAGGGGCTGCCGGCCCTGATTGGCCTGCGCCGGGCCAAGGGCAAGGGCCGCGCCCTGGCCCAGGTTTCCGAGGGGTACCGGGAAAGCAGCATGAAAACGCTGCGCACGGCCTTCCTCTCCGGCCTGGCCCTGGAACTGATCGCCACCATTTCCGTGGCAGTCGTCGCCGTGTTCATCGGCGTGCGGCTTGTCTACGGGCACATGGGCCTCGAGGCCGGTTTGCTGGCGCTGATCCTGGCCCCCGAGGCCTACCTGCCGCTGCGCGAGCTCGGCGCCGCCTACCACTCCTCGGAGGACGGGGTGGAGGCCCTGGAACGCAGCGAAAAGTTCATCAACGGCGGCGCCGCGGAGGCCGGCACCGGAGAAGCCGGGGCCGCTCCGAGGCCGCAGCCGACCCATGGCAACGTGCTGGAAATCCGCAACCTGACGGTGCGCCACCCGGGCCGCCGCGAAGCGGTCCTGCGCAATGTGAACCTTGACCTGTCGGCCGGACAGGTCCACGTGCTGGACGGGGCCAGCGGCACCGGCAAGAGCACGTTGCTGCACGCGGTGCTCGGCCAGCTCGGGGAGACGGCCGTGGAGGGTGCCATCGCCGTGCGGCCCGAACGCACCGCCTGGATTTCCCAGCACCCGCAGTTCACCGAGGAAACCGTGCGCGGCGAAGTCCTGCTGCACGCCGGCAATTCCCTGGGCGCTGCAGGCCTTGCAGCCGTGTTCCGCGATGCAAACATCGAGCACCTGGCCGACCGCTGGCTGGTGGACTGCAGCCCGGGGGAGTTGCGCCGTGTTGCCGTGGCGCGCGTGCTGGCCCGGGTGGCCGCGGACCCGGATGTCGAGTTGGTGCTTGCCGACGAGCCGACCGCCCACCTTGACGAGGTGTCCGCGGCCCGCATCCGTGCGGCGCTGCAGCGCTTGACGGCCCGCTGCGCACTGCTGGTTGCAAGCCACGACCGGGTGCTGGCCGCCGCGTTGCGCGGCCAGGCGGCGCCCCGCGCGGCCGCCGGCCCGGGCGACGAACCGGGCGCCGAACCGGCGTCGAACGCACCCGCGCCGGACCTGACCAGGTCCCGGACAAGGGAAGCGACGGCAGCCGGAACTCCCTCTGGCCGGCGCACGTTGGTGCACTGGAAACTGCTGCGTTCCCTGCCGTGGTTCCGCGGGGGCATGGGGCTGGGCCTGCTGCTGGCAACGCTCGCCGCGCTCTTCGGCGTGGGACTGACCGGGATTTCCGGCTGGCTGATTGTCACTGCCAGCCACCGGCCGCCCATGCTGCACCTGATGGTCGCAATCGTCGGCGTGCGCACCTTCGGCATCGGCCGCTCGGTGCTGCACTACGCCGAACAACTCAAGATCCACGACGCCGTGCTGCGCTTCTCCGGGAACCTGCGCCAACGGCTCTGGGACGCACTGGTCGCCCAGCCCAGGATGTGGGGCCAGCTCACCCGCTCCGGAGCGGCGCTGGGACACCTGGTGGCCGAGGTCGACGAGGTCCGCGACGCGGTTCCGCGCGTGCTGGTCCCGCCGGTTGCCGGCGTCGCCACCTGGGCCGTGATCAGCGTCGGCATCGGGTTCTGGGCCCCGCAGGCGCTGGGCCTGGCCTTGGTGCTGGGCCTGCTCGCCTTCGTGGCGCTGCCACTTGCCGTCCTGGCCGTGGAAAGACGCACCACCATTGCCGTGAGCGAGCACCGCATCTGGCTCGGCTTCAGGGTTCCCACGCTGTTGCGCGCGGCCGCGGACCTGCGCGCGAACAACGCCACCGTCACGGCGCTGGCCGAGTTCGCCCGGGAGGATGCCAAGGCAACCGCAGTGCTGCGTGCCTCGGCCCGCGGTGCGGGACTGGCCCAGGGCGGGGCCGCATTGCTCTCGGCGGTTGCCGCGGTCCTTGCGGTCGCGGTGACAACCGGCGGCGGGGAGGCGGCCGCCATTGCCGGACTGTTGCTTCTGGCCCTGGGCGAACCGATCGCCAACACGGCCACCTCGGTGCAGCAGCTTCCTCAGCTCGACGACGTGCTCCGGCGCGTCTGGACCAACCTTGAGGGGGCTCAAGCCGAATCGCCCGAGACCGCGGGGGGGCAGCGCGCGGAAGCAGACCCCGCCGCCAAGGCCACCAATGCGGCAACCCTCACGGGCATCCGCCTGCACGAGGCCAGCGCGGGATGGGGCGAAGGGCAGCCGGTCTTCGAACACGCGAGCGTCGCGGTCGAAACTGGACGATGGGTAGGCCTGACCGGGCCGTCGGGGTCCGGCAAGTCAACGATGCTCGCCACGTTCCTCGGTGCCCTGCCGCCGTTGGCCGGAAGCCTGCAGGCCCGGCACGGCGACGGCCGGTGGACGGAGGCCACGACCGCGGACCTGACATCCGTGTCATGGTGCCCGCAAGAGGCGCACCTCTTTGACTCCTCGGTCCGCTCCAACCTCGGACTGGGCCGGGAACTCGAGGACCAGCCCACCGATGCCGAACTGGGAGCAGTGCTGGAACAGGTAGGCCTGGGGGACTGGCTCAACGCCCTGCCCGGCGGGCTGGATGGACGCATCGGCTCCGGCGGCCACCATCTCTCCGGCGGACAACGCCAGCGACTGGCCGTGGCCCGGGCCCTGGTCGCCCGTACCCGGGTGCTGCTGCTCGACGAGCCCACCGCCCACCTCGGTGCCGACGAGGCTGTCGAACTGATTGCGGACCTGCGCAGTGCACTTCAGGACTGCGCCGTGCTGGTTGTCACCCACGACGCCGCCATCGCCAGGCTCGCCGATGAGGTTTTCGACCTGTCGGACCTGAATGATCGCGCGGTTGCCCGCGGCTAA
- a CDS encoding cytochrome ubiquinol oxidase subunit I, protein MDPLEIARWQFGITTVYHFLMVPLTIGLGLVVAVMQTAWHRTGKDEYLRMTKFWGKLFLINFIMGVATGIVQEFQFGMAWSEYSRFVGDVFGAPLAMEALLAFFVESTFLGLWIFGWGRLPKRIHLATIWCASLATILSAYFILVANSWMQHPVGTEIVNGRATMTDAWAVFTNNTALVTFPHTIFGAFAVAGGFLLGISWYHLHKRRSAGIDTVDANGRVVVGEDAALGKNRDKVDYQVWIKSLRVGAIVALVSFLGVAFSGHVQAQLMFEQQPMKMAAAEAACHDGTGFSILSIGDLSQPGATTCEDMIAVWEIPGLLSFLANDNFTTEVKGVNSLLPEYQAKYGTHLPNDPMYGDRAGSEINYLPVMAVTYWGFRLMITLGGLSAVAAGVALWLTRKGTVPSSKWLSRLALFGILAPFGANSAGWIFTEMGRQPFVVAPNPSFEGIDQVFMFTAAAVSPGVSAGEMLFSLIALTLVYAVLLVVEVVLLTRFVRGGVGAAMPELNEHPDDGHKDTDVLSFAY, encoded by the coding sequence GTGGATCCCCTTGAAATCGCCAGATGGCAATTCGGCATCACCACCGTTTATCACTTCCTGATGGTCCCGCTGACCATAGGCCTGGGGCTGGTGGTCGCCGTGATGCAAACGGCGTGGCACCGCACGGGCAAGGACGAATACCTGCGAATGACCAAGTTCTGGGGAAAGCTGTTCCTCATCAACTTCATCATGGGCGTTGCCACGGGAATCGTTCAGGAATTCCAGTTCGGCATGGCATGGAGTGAATACAGCCGCTTTGTAGGGGACGTCTTCGGCGCCCCGCTGGCGATGGAGGCGTTGCTTGCCTTCTTTGTCGAATCGACATTCCTCGGTTTGTGGATCTTCGGCTGGGGCCGCCTGCCCAAGCGCATCCACCTTGCCACCATCTGGTGCGCGTCCTTGGCAACGATCCTCTCCGCATACTTCATCCTCGTCGCCAACTCCTGGATGCAGCACCCCGTCGGCACCGAAATCGTCAATGGCCGTGCAACCATGACCGACGCGTGGGCCGTCTTTACCAACAACACCGCGCTCGTGACATTCCCTCACACCATCTTTGGCGCCTTTGCGGTGGCCGGCGGATTCCTGCTGGGCATCTCCTGGTACCACCTGCACAAGCGCCGCTCGGCTGGAATCGACACCGTGGACGCCAACGGACGAGTGGTCGTGGGCGAAGATGCGGCGCTCGGCAAGAACCGCGACAAGGTCGATTACCAGGTCTGGATCAAGTCCCTGCGCGTTGGCGCCATTGTCGCACTCGTATCCTTCCTCGGTGTGGCATTCTCAGGCCACGTCCAGGCGCAGCTCATGTTCGAGCAGCAGCCGATGAAGATGGCCGCGGCCGAGGCCGCCTGCCACGACGGAACCGGATTCTCGATTCTCTCCATCGGCGACCTCAGCCAGCCGGGTGCCACGACGTGCGAGGACATGATCGCGGTCTGGGAGATCCCGGGCCTGCTTTCCTTCTTGGCGAATGACAACTTCACCACCGAGGTCAAGGGCGTCAACTCACTCCTGCCCGAGTACCAGGCGAAGTACGGAACGCACCTGCCCAACGACCCGATGTACGGGGATCGTGCCGGAAGCGAAATCAACTACCTTCCCGTCATGGCGGTGACCTACTGGGGCTTCCGCCTGATGATCACCCTCGGTGGCCTTTCCGCGGTCGCCGCCGGCGTGGCGCTCTGGCTCACCCGCAAGGGAACCGTCCCCTCCAGCAAGTGGCTCTCCCGTCTGGCGCTGTTTGGCATATTGGCTCCCTTTGGCGCCAACTCCGCCGGCTGGATCTTCACCGAGATGGGCCGCCAGCCCTTCGTGGTCGCGCCAAACCCGAGCTTCGAGGGCATCGACCAGGTGTTCATGTTCACCGCCGCGGCGGTTTCCCCCGGCGTCAGCGCCGGAGAAATGCTCTTCTCGCTCATCGCGCTCACCCTGGTCTATGCGGTGCTGCTCGTCGTTGAAGTGGTCCTGTTGACCCGCTTCGTCCGGGGCGGCGTCGGCGCTGCAATGCCGGAGCTGAACGAGCACCCCGACGATGGGCACAAGGACACAGATGTGCTCTCCTTCGCCTACTAA